The nucleotide window TTAGAAGTAAAGTGCCAGCCGTTCCAATACTTCCCAAAGCCGAACTAACTGCAAACTTCTTAGTTGTATCCTTTTCTTGGGTATTATCTGTAATATAGGATCTTTCAGGAATATAATATTCAGAACAATCGCATTCCTTGTCATATGATGTAAGAGGGGTGAATTGACTACCAGATTCATGAGAAATGATTTTGTCACAATTAGTAAGGTTCACTTCAGAAGGAAAACGTGTTAAATCGTACAtgttataatatttacaCCAAGTTTTTAATACATTACCTTctaaaaaaaggtaatctTTGTCTCCTTCAAACATATACCACAGAGTTCCAATATGATTTATCCACAACCTTAAGTTTATATTACACTTCCCACCAAACGTGtat belongs to Plasmodium cynomolgi strain B DNA, scaffold: 1528, whole genome shotgun sequence and includes:
- a CDS encoding hypothetical protein (putative) yields the protein MIQNEFQARCATNIFKPILSDFNQIKDDYLNYINKINDPILKYISLYFVKYYIDGYKYYHKSNKVHRDGACGYLRKWLQEKKDLYTFGGKCNINLRLWINHIGTLWYMFEGDKDYLFLEGNVLKTWCKYYNMYDLTRFPSEVNLTNCDKIISHESGSQFTPLTSYDKECDCSEYYIPERSYITDNTQEKDTTKKFAVSSALG